DNA sequence from the Sinomonas terrae genome:
GATTTTCCGGGACGCAACTTTCCCGGACCTGCCCCTCCGGGACCCGACCGTCCCGGACGCAACAAGCGCGAAGACGGACGATCCCGCGCTCGCGGGCATCCCGTCGTCGTCCGCTTTCGCTGCGGCGCCGGACGCAGCGCCAGCCGGCGTCCCCGAGACTCCACCGCCGACTGCCGCCCAGCCCTTCTCGGCACAGCTCGCGAGGCCCGTCTTCACGCTTGCGGCCGCGGGCCCGGGGGAGCATGTCATGACGGTCAAGGTCGCCCCAGAGGATCTGGGACCGGTCACCGTACAGGCCCACATCGGGGCAGACGGCGTCAAGGTCCAGCTCTTCGTGCCCACCGACGCGGGACGGGCCGCCGTTCAGGCGGCGCTCCCAGAGCTGCGGCGAGACCTCGCCGCGGCGGGTCTCGGGGCGAACCTCGATCTTTCGGCCCGGAGCGCCCCTCAGCACGGAGCGCCCCAGCACGGGCCACCGCAGCACGGCGCCCTGCAGGATGGCTGGGGATCCGGGGGCCGAGACAGTCCCGGGCGAGGTGCTGGGGGCCGGGGCGGCGGGACGCGGGGGGTCACCGCCGTCGGACTCGACGGCACCTCGCCGTCCCAACTCCCGTTCGGCCGCCTGCCCACCAGCGACAACCGACTCGACATCCTCGCCTAGAGAAAGCAGCCCATGAGCATCAGCCCCGTCAGCAGTCCTGTCGGCACCGCGGCCGCGAGCAGCGCCGTCGGCGGTACGAGCCTGACCTCGTCGACGCCCACCAGCACGCCCCAGCAGACCCTCAATTCGAGCGTCTTCATGGACCTCCTCGTCGCGCAGCTCAAGAACCAGGACCCGAGCTCGCCCATGGACACCAATGCGATGATCCAGCAGACGAGCCAGCTCTCCATGGTGGAGCAGCTCACGCAGCTCGCGACGGACAGCAGCCAGGGCCTGAGCGTTCAGCAGCGCGCTGCCGCCGCCGAACTCATCGGCAAGGCCGTGACGTACCTGGGCGCCGACGGCACCTCCGGCAGCGGCACCGCGAGTTCCGTGTCCTTCAGCGGGACGTCGCCGACCGTCAACATCGGCGGCGCATCGATTCCGCTCGGTTCGATCACCGGCGTCACGGGCACCACCGGCGTCACGGGCGCCACCGGCGCCTAGCCGGCCCCCAACCTCAGACCAGCCCCAGAAAGGAAGCCACCATGCTCCGCTCCCTCTACTCCGGCATCTCGGGCCTGCGCGCCCATCAGACCATGCTCGACGTCACGGGCAACAACATCGCCAACGTGAATACGGTCGGCTTCAAAGGCTCGTCGACCGAGTTCGAGGACACGCTCTCGCAGCTGACCCAGGGTGCCTCGGGCCCTCAGGGGCAGACGGGCGGAACGAATCCGGCTCAGGTCGGCCTCGGCGTGAAGGTCGCGGCCATCACGACCAACTTCAACCAAGGCTCGGCCGAATCGACGGGCAAAGCGACCGACATGATGATCTCGGGTGACGGCTTCTTCATCACAAGCAGTGGCGGGCAGCAGCTCTACACGCGTGCGGGCTCCTTCGACTTCGACGCTTCGGGGCGGCTCGTAACGCCCGACGGCGCCCTCCTCCAAGGCTGGCCGGCGAACGCCGCCGGGGTGGTCAACACCGGATCGCCCATCGGGAACATCACCCTCTCGCCGACGACGACGATTCCGGCCGTCGCGACAAGCCAGGCCACTGTGGACGGGAACCTTCCGTCCGACGCCGCGACGGGAACGTCGCTCGAACGCGACCTTCAGGTCTTCGACGGCAACGGGGTGGCGCGGAACCTCGCGCTCACGTTCACGCGCTCGGCTACCGGCTGGGACGTCTCGGGCGCGGACGCCAACGGGACCACGGGCACCGGCTCGCTCGGCTTCACGAACGGCAAGCTCACTTCCGGGGGCTCGGTGACGGTCGGCGGGATCACGGTGAACCTCAGCACAGTGACGGGTTATGCCGGAATGACGACCATCGCCGCGAGCGGCCAGAACGGCTCCGCCGCCGGGACGCTCGAATCCTTCACGCTCGGCAACGATGGCTCACTCGTCGGGTCCTTCAGCAATGGGCTCAAGCAGGTTGTGGGCCGGGTCGCGTTGGCGAAGTTCACAAACCCGGCTGGCCTCGAGAAGTCCGGCGACTCCTCGTACACGAGCACGGCGAATTCGGGGAGCCCGCAGATCGGTCAAGCCGGTGATCCGGGTTTTGGGACTCTGGCTGGTGGGGCTTTGGAAATGTCGAACGTCGACCTCTCACAGGAATTCACGAATCTCATCGTGGCGCAGCGGGGATTCCAGGCCAACGCACGAATTATCACCACTTCCGACCAGGTGCTGCAGAGCCTGATCGACATCAAGCAATAATTCCTCCGTCTCGGGTACGCCAACTCGCCTCTCTGGGCGTCTCGGGTACGCCAACTCGCCTCCCTGACCGTCTCGGGTACGCCAACTCAGAGTTATCTGTAGCCGAGTTGCTTCTGGTGAGGATTATCTGTACCCGAAACGCCAAAGGCGGTGAGATTGGATTTAGGCGAGGACGACGACGCACCTCTGCCGCGCGTCGTCGTCCTCCGTTTCGGGTACGCCAACTCGCCTCCCTGGCCGTCTCGGGTACGCCAACTCAGAGTTATCTGTACCCGAGTTGGTTCTGGTGAGGATTATCTGTACCCGAAACTTCCCTGGGAGGGAGTTGGTGTACCCGAAACAAAGGGAGAGGGGTGGGTTTGGGTCACAAGTCGAGGCACTCGTTGATTTGGATCGTGCCGCCGAGCGCAATGTAAGGGTGGTTTGAGAGCAGAGTCCGCGCGTCCGCGAGGGAGCGGGCCTCGATGATCGTGTAGCCGTCGATCTCGACGGCGTCGACAGGCTCGCCCGAGGCGATCTGCCCACCCTGGAGCACGGGCGCCCCGAAGTCGACGAGCGCTTGGCCGAGTGACTCCTGGGCCCACTTTCGCAACGCTCCCCGAGTGGCCGCGATGACGTCCGGCTCTGGGTACGGCATGCCGTGGTAGGTGATGAGGAAGCGCGTCATGGCTGTCCTTCCGGCCAGTTGTGCCTAACGCTACAACCGCCCGCGGCCCCTGCGAAGGCCTCGACCACTACCGCGGCCACTCCTTCTAGTTCACCCGC
Encoded proteins:
- a CDS encoding flagellar hook protein FlgE; amino-acid sequence: MLRSLYSGISGLRAHQTMLDVTGNNIANVNTVGFKGSSTEFEDTLSQLTQGASGPQGQTGGTNPAQVGLGVKVAAITTNFNQGSAESTGKATDMMISGDGFFITSSGGQQLYTRAGSFDFDASGRLVTPDGALLQGWPANAAGVVNTGSPIGNITLSPTTTIPAVATSQATVDGNLPSDAATGTSLERDLQVFDGNGVARNLALTFTRSATGWDVSGADANGTTGTGSLGFTNGKLTSGGSVTVGGITVNLSTVTGYAGMTTIAASGQNGSAAGTLESFTLGNDGSLVGSFSNGLKQVVGRVALAKFTNPAGLEKSGDSSYTSTANSGSPQIGQAGDPGFGTLAGGALEMSNVDLSQEFTNLIVAQRGFQANARIITTSDQVLQSLIDIKQ
- a CDS encoding flagellar hook assembly protein FlgD, encoding MSISPVSSPVGTAAASSAVGGTSLTSSTPTSTPQQTLNSSVFMDLLVAQLKNQDPSSPMDTNAMIQQTSQLSMVEQLTQLATDSSQGLSVQQRAAAAELIGKAVTYLGADGTSGSGTASSVSFSGTSPTVNIGGASIPLGSITGVTGTTGVTGATGA
- a CDS encoding flagellar hook-length control protein FliK yields the protein MPALLSPLPGSLPPAVTAATHSASTPGGTGPDAGSPGTEVPGLFAALLAAASPGAAGADVGGVDLKADTKDGGKADGKNDTNDPAKADPTLNPSLAGQTMTAVPPFIGCPPTVSPSSEGHLVPPHGATFSGLATVAQTTTAVPTLGGAATGAPTLRGAGAPALPAPDPSTLASQVPASPASAAAAPSAPGSPALGSGLPVPRTSETSTSPAKSAAAIFRDATFPDLPLRDPTVPDATSAKTDDPALAGIPSSSAFAAAPDAAPAGVPETPPPTAAQPFSAQLARPVFTLAAAGPGEHVMTVKVAPEDLGPVTVQAHIGADGVKVQLFVPTDAGRAAVQAALPELRRDLAAAGLGANLDLSARSAPQHGAPQHGPPQHGALQDGWGSGGRDSPGRGAGGRGGGTRGVTAVGLDGTSPSQLPFGRLPTSDNRLDILA